One genomic segment of Streptomyces sp. NBC_00239 includes these proteins:
- a CDS encoding amino acid ABC transporter permease: protein MFDFLDNPQYDVLGAFWVTVQLTVYSAIGSLIWGTILAGMRVSPVPLMRTFGTGYVNVVRNTPLTLLIIACSLGLGSTLGITMGGDTFEQTGFRLAVLGFIAYTGTFVCEALRSGINTVPQGQAEAARALGLNFFQVLTLIVLPQAFRAVVAPLANVLIALTKNTTVAAAIGVAEAALLMKEMIENEADALFAVFAVFAFGFIVLTLPTGLILGWVAKRVAVKR, encoded by the coding sequence GTGTTCGACTTTCTTGACAATCCGCAGTACGACGTGCTCGGCGCCTTCTGGGTGACGGTGCAGCTCACCGTGTACTCGGCCATCGGCTCCCTGATCTGGGGCACGATCCTCGCCGGGATGCGGGTCAGTCCCGTTCCGCTGATGCGGACCTTCGGCACCGGTTACGTGAACGTGGTGCGCAACACCCCGCTGACGCTGCTGATCATCGCCTGCTCGCTGGGCCTGGGGTCCACCCTCGGCATCACGATGGGCGGCGACACCTTCGAGCAGACGGGCTTCCGGCTCGCCGTCCTCGGCTTCATCGCGTACACCGGCACCTTCGTCTGCGAGGCGCTGCGTTCGGGCATCAACACCGTCCCGCAGGGCCAGGCCGAGGCCGCCCGCGCCCTGGGCCTGAACTTCTTCCAGGTGCTGACCCTCATCGTGCTGCCGCAGGCGTTCCGCGCGGTGGTCGCACCACTGGCGAACGTACTGATCGCCCTCACGAAGAACACCACGGTGGCGGCCGCGATCGGTGTCGCCGAGGCGGCGCTGTTGATGAAGGAAATGATCGAGAACGAGGCCGACGCGCTCTTCGCCGTCTTCGCCGTCTTCGCCTTCGGGTTCATCGTTCTCACCCTCCCGACCGGGCTGATCCTCGGCTGGGTGGCCAAGCGAGTGGCGGTGAAGCGATGA
- a CDS encoding amino acid ABC transporter permease, with product MSSVLYDTPGPKARRRNAITAVVFIAVCAAALWWVLAAMADKGQLDADKWKPFVADGQIWSTYLLPGLGETLKAAALSIVIALPLGALLGIGRLSDHRWVRVPVGAWVEFFRSIPVLMLMIFGSALYVRFTDVSSDVRPLYAVVTGLVLYNASVIAEIVRAGILSLPRGQTDAAKAIGMRKGQTMLYILVPQAVTAMLPALVSQLVVILKDTALGGALLGINDLMAQYRTIPANYGANTIATLVVIAAIFIAVNFLLTSFASWLERKLRASKKSTGAVLHPEDVEELAATPGPAGPAGPVDKA from the coding sequence ATGAGCTCCGTGCTGTACGACACCCCCGGGCCCAAGGCCCGGCGGCGCAATGCCATCACGGCGGTCGTGTTCATCGCCGTCTGCGCGGCGGCGTTGTGGTGGGTCCTGGCCGCCATGGCGGACAAGGGGCAGTTGGACGCGGACAAGTGGAAGCCATTCGTCGCGGACGGGCAGATCTGGTCGACGTACCTTCTGCCGGGGCTGGGCGAGACGCTCAAGGCCGCGGCACTCTCCATCGTGATCGCCTTGCCGCTGGGCGCGCTGCTGGGCATCGGCCGCCTCTCCGACCACCGATGGGTCCGGGTCCCGGTCGGCGCGTGGGTCGAGTTCTTCCGGTCCATCCCCGTGCTGATGCTGATGATCTTCGGCAGCGCCCTGTACGTGCGGTTCACCGACGTCAGCTCGGACGTCCGCCCGCTCTACGCGGTGGTCACCGGCCTGGTCCTGTACAACGCGTCGGTCATCGCCGAGATCGTCCGGGCCGGCATCCTGTCCCTGCCGCGCGGCCAGACCGACGCGGCCAAGGCGATCGGCATGCGCAAGGGCCAGACCATGCTGTACATCCTGGTCCCGCAGGCCGTCACCGCGATGCTGCCCGCGCTCGTCAGCCAGCTCGTCGTGATCCTCAAGGACACCGCCCTCGGCGGCGCCCTTCTCGGCATCAACGACCTGATGGCGCAGTACCGCACCATCCCGGCCAATTACGGCGCCAACACCATCGCCACCCTCGTGGTGATCGCGGCGATCTTCATCGCGGTGAACTTCCTGCTCACCTCCTTCGCCTCCTGGCTGGAGCGGAAGCTGCGCGCCTCGAAGAAGAGCACGGGCGCGGTGCTCCACCCGGAAGACGTCGAGGAACTGGCGGCGACCCCGGGCCCGGCCGGCCCCGCCGGACCGGTGGACAAGGCCTGA